One window of the Desulfobulbaceae bacterium DB1 genome contains the following:
- a CDS encoding ABC transporter ATP-binding protein, which produces MITINNLSIQYGAKHLFKNISGRINTRDRIGLVGVNGAGKSTLLKIMAGVADSDPGVVTWSKQVSCGYLPQEITGITLGNSLFAEAENAFAPLLAKQKELDALNKEMSTCHENKASLEELLKRQGELQHELDHSNIFRIKATIEKVLAGLGFKEEDLARPCSTFSGGWLMRLMLAKQLLAAPGFLFLDEPTNHLDIESLTWLEEFLAGYEGALIIVSHDRAFLDNMTSLTWELSLGNLTIYKGNYSTYVKEKELRQQIQRAAYDNQQALIDQTKRFVERFRSKSTKAKQAQSRIKQLEKMEIIELEKTDHKIFFRFPPAPPSGRLAITVEGLKKSYGDKKVFDSISFELQRGDKMAIVGVNGAGKSTLVKSLAGLVKQDDGAIRLGHNVSLSYFGQHQAQELSPNYTVLETLSMVEAEKTITQTRSLLGAFLFSGEEVDKKVQVLSGGEKSRLALAKMIATPANLLIMDEPTNHLDMTSQEILQEAMAQYDGTIIIVSHNRYFLDNFVNKVLEIKNGRATLFDGNIKYYLEKTAEQRERAATSAEETPALVADPQNDAGTPARGKKARQEQARIRQEKNSVLKPFLKKIAENEAEIERLEKSKSELEAMLADPELYKDQEIFGSKSKEYADVERKLKRCYQQWEENQSKVEEIEARFAD; this is translated from the coding sequence GATTCCGATCCGGGGGTGGTCACCTGGTCGAAACAGGTCAGTTGCGGCTACCTGCCCCAGGAAATTACCGGCATCACCCTTGGAAACAGCCTGTTTGCCGAGGCGGAGAACGCCTTTGCCCCTCTCCTTGCCAAACAAAAGGAACTCGATGCCCTCAACAAGGAGATGAGCACCTGTCATGAAAACAAGGCCTCCCTGGAAGAGCTGCTCAAGCGTCAGGGAGAACTGCAGCATGAACTGGACCATTCCAATATATTCCGCATCAAGGCGACCATTGAAAAGGTCCTGGCCGGGCTCGGTTTCAAGGAGGAAGATTTGGCGCGGCCCTGCTCGACATTCAGCGGCGGCTGGCTGATGCGGCTGATGCTGGCAAAACAGCTCCTTGCCGCGCCCGGTTTTCTCTTTCTCGACGAGCCGACCAACCATCTTGACATCGAGTCCCTGACCTGGCTCGAGGAGTTTCTGGCTGGGTATGAGGGGGCGCTGATTATCGTTTCCCATGACCGGGCCTTTCTCGACAACATGACCTCCCTCACCTGGGAGTTGAGCCTCGGCAACCTGACGATTTACAAGGGAAATTACTCAACCTATGTCAAGGAAAAAGAGCTGCGGCAGCAGATCCAGCGTGCCGCCTATGACAACCAGCAGGCCCTGATCGACCAGACCAAACGGTTCGTTGAAAGATTCCGCTCCAAATCCACCAAGGCCAAACAGGCCCAGAGCCGCATCAAACAGCTGGAAAAAATGGAAATTATCGAGCTGGAGAAAACGGATCATAAAATTTTCTTTCGATTTCCTCCCGCGCCGCCCAGCGGCCGGCTGGCCATCACCGTTGAAGGCTTGAAAAAAAGCTACGGCGACAAAAAGGTCTTTGACAGCATCTCGTTTGAACTGCAGCGCGGCGACAAAATGGCCATCGTCGGTGTCAACGGCGCCGGCAAGTCCACTTTGGTAAAGAGCCTTGCCGGGCTGGTCAAACAGGACGACGGTGCCATCCGACTGGGCCACAATGTTTCCCTTTCCTACTTCGGCCAGCACCAGGCACAGGAACTTTCTCCCAACTATACCGTGCTGGAAACCCTTTCCATGGTTGAGGCGGAAAAAACCATTACCCAGACCAGGTCGCTGCTCGGCGCCTTTCTTTTCAGCGGCGAAGAGGTCGACAAAAAGGTTCAGGTCCTTTCCGGCGGCGAAAAAAGCCGACTGGCCCTGGCGAAAATGATTGCCACCCCCGCCAATCTTCTGATCATGGACGAACCGACCAACCATCTGGATATGACCTCCCAGGAAATCCTGCAGGAGGCCATGGCCCAGTATGACGGTACAATCATCATCGTCAGCCATAACCGTTACTTCCTTGACAACTTTGTCAACAAGGTGCTGGAGATCAAAAACGGCCGGGCCACTCTTTTTGACGGCAACATCAAATATTACCTGGAAAAAACCGCCGAGCAACGGGAACGGGCGGCAACATCGGCCGAGGAAACTCCGGCCCTTGTTGCAGATCCGCAGAACGACGCCGGCACCCCGGCCCGGGGCAAAAAAGCGCGACAGGAACAGGCCAGGATCCGCCAGGAAAAAAACAGCGTCCTCAAACCGTTTCTCAAAAAAATCGCGGAAAACGAGGCGGAAATCGAACGTCTGGAAAAGTCAAAAAGCGAGCTGGAAGCAATGCTTGCCGATCCTGAACTGTACAAGGACCAGGAAATTTTCGGTTCAAAAAGCAAAGAATACGCAGACGTGGAACGAAAGCTGAAACGCTGTTATCAGCAGTGGGAAGAAAATCAGTCAAAGGTGGAGGAAATAGAGGCGCGTTTTGCAGATTAG